From the Campylobacter sp. CNRCH_2014_0184h genome, one window contains:
- the kdsB gene encoding 3-deoxy-manno-octulosonate cytidylyltransferase, which translates to MIIIPARLKSSRFENKILCEIDNLPMFIYTAKKMQEVDEVCVALDDEEVLKIAQKHNIKAVLTSKNHESGTDRINEACQILKLNNNELIINVQADEPFIETQNIKDFKEFSQKAFEDELCFMSSCYKEVDAKACDDPNLVKVVTDSNDYALYFSRSKIPHERANYKQNFKAHLGIYAYRVKNLQEFCTLKNSALEECEKLEQLRALENGKKIKMLKIQSQSIGIDTKEDYEKALAKFGVKK; encoded by the coding sequence ATGATAATCATACCAGCAAGATTAAAATCAAGTCGTTTTGAAAATAAAATTTTATGTGAGATTGATAATTTACCTATGTTTATTTATACAGCTAAAAAAATGCAAGAAGTTGATGAAGTGTGCGTGGCACTTGATGATGAAGAGGTTTTAAAAATAGCGCAAAAACATAATATAAAAGCAGTTTTAACAAGTAAAAATCACGAAAGTGGCACTGATAGGATCAACGAAGCTTGTCAAATTTTAAAACTAAATAACAACGAGCTAATCATCAATGTCCAAGCCGATGAGCCTTTTATAGAAACACAAAATATTAAAGATTTTAAAGAATTTAGTCAAAAAGCTTTTGAAGATGAGCTTTGCTTTATGAGTAGTTGCTATAAAGAAGTAGATGCAAAAGCTTGTGATGATCCAAATTTGGTTAAAGTAGTTACTGATAGTAATGATTATGCTTTGTATTTTTCAAGATCTAAAATTCCTCATGAAAGGGCAAATTATAAACAAAATTTTAAAGCCCATCTTGGAATTTATGCATATAGAGTTAAAAATTTACAAGAATTTTGCACTTTGAAAAACTCAGCTTTGGAAGAATGTGAAAAATTAGAACAATTAAGAGCCTTAGAAAATGGCAAAAAAATCAAAATGCTAAAAATACAAAGTCAAAGCATAGGTATAGATACAAAAGAAGATTATGAGAAAGCTTTGGCTAAATTTGGAGTTAAAAAATGA
- a CDS encoding amino acid ABC transporter permease, with protein sequence MVNAFLLVFLLFLFFYLSFLSASYNFDFGAIYEYKDKMIQGFFTSFFISVLSLIVGVIFALILCYMSLCKIVLFNMFARVFIELIRGTPLLVQILLIYYIFADNLGLDNRYVCGVLILALFASAYICEIFRAGILSVDKMQYESAKALGLSEFEIYKSVIFPQALKNILAPLSGQLSNLIKDSSLLSVIAISELTQNAQEINAFTFSTLEIYIPLALCYLVLTLPISMFSRKLEKSFS encoded by the coding sequence ATGGTTAATGCTTTTTTGTTGGTTTTTTTATTGTTTTTATTTTTTTATTTATCTTTTTTAAGCGCTAGTTATAATTTTGATTTTGGGGCAATTTATGAATATAAAGACAAAATGATACAGGGTTTTTTTACGAGTTTTTTTATTAGTGTTTTGTCTTTGATTGTAGGTGTGATTTTTGCTTTGATTTTATGCTATATGAGTCTTTGTAAAATAGTGCTTTTTAATATGTTTGCAAGAGTTTTTATAGAGCTTATTAGAGGCACGCCTTTGCTAGTGCAAATTTTATTGATTTATTACATTTTTGCAGATAATTTGGGACTTGATAATCGCTATGTTTGTGGAGTGTTGATTTTAGCTTTATTTGCTAGTGCTTATATTTGTGAGATATTTAGAGCAGGGATTTTAAGTGTTGATAAAATGCAATATGAAAGTGCTAAGGCTCTGGGTTTGAGTGAGTTTGAAATTTATAAAAGCGTGATTTTTCCCCAAGCTTTAAAAAATATCTTAGCACCACTAAGTGGACAACTTAGTAATTTAATTAAAGACAGCTCTCTTTTAAGTGTTATAGCTATTTCAGAATTAACTCAAAATGCTCAAGAAATCAATGCTTTTACTTTTTCAACTTTAGAAATTTACATTCCTTTAGCACTTTGCTATTTGGTTTTAACTTTACCTATTTCTATGTTTTCAAGAAAGCTTGAAAAGAGTTTTTCTTAA
- the dsbD gene encoding protein-disulfide reductase DsbD, translating into MRFLAVFFIFFNLAFANNGVLSLNEAFKLNTHSNNQGIFLKINLADRIYLYKDQIKVELDSNDITSLLNFPQTQTRENKEVIFNQLELFIPQLLLDDFIKNNKAKLSLAYQGCSEEGLCYRPVYVNYELDRQNGIYTIKSTKDQFKKQNEDEQIANDLSTQNIFITLLTFFGYGLLLALTPCILPMIPILSSLIAMKLKDKPSKKHSFYLSFIYVFFMSLAYAIAGALVGLAGANVQGLLQQPWIIITFAGIFVLLSLSMFGLYELQLPLKFQNFINKKIEGKNGVFGIAIMGFLSALIVGPCVAAPLAGALLYITNSGDVFLGGLSLFVMSFGMGMPLLLIGLGGSFLKSGAWMLKIKIFFGFIMLIMAVWMLERILSANIILMLYGIIGVFFASFMGLFDEAKTNFDKFKKASMILILAYGLSLILGGSMGSKSLLKPLEFNLASKENSSSLSFKTIKNLKELKQELQNSTKPVMLEFTATWCENCKLLEEYTFTDTKVQNLLANYTLLKADVTHNSQEDLALMKEFGVFGPPVMIFFNKGEEKGRIIGYVDANDFLSKVP; encoded by the coding sequence ATGCGTTTTTTAGCGGTATTTTTTATTTTTTTCAATTTAGCTTTTGCTAATAATGGAGTATTATCACTCAATGAAGCTTTTAAACTCAATACCCATAGCAACAATCAAGGAATTTTTTTAAAAATCAATCTCGCAGATAGAATTTATCTTTACAAAGATCAAATCAAAGTAGAATTAGACTCTAATGATATTACTTCTTTATTAAATTTCCCACAAACTCAAACGAGAGAAAACAAAGAAGTAATCTTTAACCAACTTGAACTTTTTATACCTCAATTATTATTAGATGATTTTATTAAAAATAACAAAGCAAAACTTTCCCTAGCTTATCAGGGTTGCTCAGAAGAAGGTTTATGCTATCGTCCTGTATATGTAAATTATGAACTTGATAGACAAAATGGAATTTATACTATAAAATCAACCAAAGATCAATTTAAAAAGCAAAATGAAGATGAGCAAATTGCCAATGATTTAAGCACACAAAATATATTTATCACACTTTTAACTTTTTTTGGTTATGGCTTATTATTAGCACTTACTCCTTGTATTTTACCAATGATACCTATTCTTTCTTCGTTAATTGCAATGAAACTCAAAGATAAACCATCTAAAAAACATAGCTTTTATTTATCTTTTATCTATGTCTTTTTTATGTCTTTAGCTTATGCTATAGCAGGTGCTTTAGTAGGCCTTGCAGGAGCTAATGTGCAAGGTTTATTACAACAACCTTGGATTATCATTACTTTTGCTGGCATTTTTGTATTGCTCTCACTTTCTATGTTTGGCCTTTATGAATTACAACTGCCACTTAAATTTCAAAATTTTATCAATAAAAAAATAGAAGGCAAAAACGGAGTTTTTGGTATAGCTATCATGGGCTTTTTATCAGCTCTAATTGTAGGACCTTGCGTGGCTGCACCTTTAGCAGGGGCTTTGCTTTACATTACTAATAGTGGCGATGTATTTTTAGGAGGACTTTCTTTATTTGTGATGAGTTTTGGTATGGGCATGCCTTTACTTTTAATAGGACTTGGAGGAAGTTTTTTAAAAAGCGGAGCTTGGATGCTTAAGATAAAGATTTTCTTTGGTTTTATCATGCTCATCATGGCAGTTTGGATGCTAGAAAGAATACTTAGTGCAAATATCATTTTAATGCTTTATGGGATTATAGGGGTATTTTTTGCTAGCTTTATGGGGCTATTTGATGAAGCAAAAACTAATTTTGATAAATTTAAAAAAGCAAGTATGATTTTAATTTTAGCTTATGGTTTAAGTCTAATTTTAGGCGGCTCAATGGGTTCAAAAAGCTTACTAAAACCTCTTGAGTTTAACCTTGCTTCAAAAGAAAATAGCTCTAGTTTAAGTTTTAAAACCATTAAAAACTTAAAAGAACTTAAGCAAGAATTACAAAATTCTACCAAACCGGTTATGCTTGAATTTACAGCTACTTGGTGTGAAAACTGCAAACTTTTAGAAGAATATACTTTTACAGATACGAAAGTACAAAATTTGCTTGCTAATTACACGCTTTTAAAAGCAGATGTAACACATAATAGCCAAGAAGATTTAGCTCTTATGAAAGAATTTGGAGTTTTTGGACCTCCTGTGATGATATTTTTTAACAAAGGCGAGGAAAAAGGACGCATTATAGGCTATGTAGATGCAAATGATTTTTTAAGTAAAGTTCCTTGA
- a CDS encoding transporter substrate-binding domain-containing protein, with protein MKKILFLLSLFFTLHAKELIVGMELAYPPFEMGDTKGNPSGISVEFLQAFAKEKNYDLKIQNIAWDGLIPALRTQKIDLIMSSMSISEQRKKVIDFTLPYAKANLAILSTKKSNINSIEDLNQKGKILALKRGSSAHLYAQKNLKNAKILVFDKENAAILEVIQAKADAFIYDQMSIYKAWKKHPEQTKAIFTPFEKTPEQWAIALNKNNTKLKEELNEFILKSKKNGLFDKLSQKYLKDMQEVFKEQKLEFFF; from the coding sequence ATGAAAAAAATACTTTTTTTACTAAGCTTGTTTTTTACACTTCATGCAAAAGAATTAATCGTAGGTATGGAGTTAGCCTACCCTCCTTTTGAAATGGGTGATACCAAAGGTAATCCAAGTGGTATTAGTGTAGAGTTTTTACAAGCCTTTGCCAAAGAAAAAAACTATGATTTAAAAATTCAAAACATAGCTTGGGATGGACTCATACCTGCTTTAAGAACTCAAAAAATAGATCTAATCATGTCTTCTATGAGTATAAGTGAACAAAGAAAAAAAGTAATAGATTTTACCTTGCCTTATGCTAAGGCAAATTTAGCGATATTAAGCACTAAAAAATCAAATATTAATTCCATAGAAGATTTAAATCAAAAAGGAAAAATCCTTGCTTTAAAAAGAGGTTCAAGTGCACATTTATATGCTCAAAAAAATCTTAAAAATGCAAAAATCCTAGTATTTGATAAAGAAAATGCAGCTATTTTAGAAGTCATTCAAGCAAAAGCTGATGCTTTTATTTATGATCAAATGAGCATTTATAAAGCATGGAAAAAACATCCTGAGCAAACAAAAGCTATTTTTACCCCTTTTGAAAAAACACCTGAGCAATGGGCCATAGCTTTAAATAAAAATAATACCAAATTAAAAGAAGAGCTTAATGAGTTTATTTTAAAATCTAAAAAAAATGGTCTTTTTGATAAGCTAAGTCAAAAATACCTCAAAGATATGCAAGAAGTTTTCAAAGAACAAAAGCTTGAGTTTTTCTTTTAA